One Cellulomonas sp. Y8 DNA segment encodes these proteins:
- a CDS encoding LacI family DNA-binding transcriptional regulator, which produces MGQRVTITDVARDAGVSVATVSKVINGRYGVAQATSTRVMEVIDRLGYESSLVARSLRSHRTHVLGILVAEFEPFSAEILKGAAAALADSDSGYELLAYTGGLHGRGAGWERRYLSRLSGTLIDGAVLVTPTVVEADAGVPVVAIDPHTGPTGLPTVDSDNLAGAVLGTEHLLGLGHRRIAFVGGRPDLESSRLREQGFRRAMAAAGVAVDEVLVREGDYRKEPTREPVRELLSLPDRPTAVFAANDLSAIATIEVARELGLHVPRDLSVIGFDDIPESAQTEPPLTTVHQPIQRMGAAAIALLTALLDGGEAPDPHVRLPTSLVRRGSTAPPA; this is translated from the coding sequence ATGGGGCAGCGAGTGACCATCACCGACGTGGCGCGGGACGCGGGCGTGTCCGTCGCGACGGTGTCGAAGGTCATCAACGGCCGGTACGGGGTGGCGCAGGCGACCTCGACCCGGGTCATGGAGGTCATCGACCGGCTCGGGTACGAGTCGAGCCTGGTCGCGCGCAGCCTCCGGTCGCACCGCACGCACGTGCTCGGGATCCTGGTCGCGGAGTTCGAGCCGTTCTCCGCCGAGATCCTCAAGGGCGCGGCGGCGGCGCTCGCGGACTCCGACTCCGGCTACGAGCTGCTCGCCTACACCGGCGGCCTGCACGGACGCGGGGCCGGCTGGGAGCGGCGCTACCTGTCGCGGCTCAGCGGCACCCTGATCGACGGGGCCGTGCTGGTCACCCCGACCGTGGTGGAGGCCGACGCCGGGGTGCCGGTCGTCGCGATCGACCCGCACACCGGCCCGACCGGCCTGCCGACCGTCGACTCGGACAACCTCGCCGGCGCGGTGCTCGGGACGGAGCACCTGCTGGGCCTCGGGCACCGGCGGATCGCGTTCGTCGGCGGCCGCCCCGACCTGGAGTCGTCCCGCCTGCGCGAGCAGGGCTTCCGGCGGGCGATGGCCGCCGCGGGGGTCGCCGTCGACGAGGTGCTCGTCCGGGAGGGCGACTACCGCAAGGAGCCGACGCGCGAGCCGGTGCGCGAGCTGCTCAGCCTGCCGGACCGCCCGACCGCGGTGTTCGCGGCGAACGACCTCTCGGCGATCGCGACGATCGAGGTCGCCCGCGAGCTCGGGCTGCACGTGCCGCGCGACCTGTCCGTGATCGGGTTCGACGACATCCCCGAGTCGGCGCAGACGGAGCCGCCGCTCACGACGGTGCACCAGCCGATCCAGCGCATGGGGGCGGCCGCGATCGCGCTGCTCACGGCGCTGCTCGACGGCGGCGAGGCGCCGGACCCGCACGTGCGGCTGCCGACGTCGCTGGTCCGCCGCGGCTCGACCGCCCCGCCGGCCTGA
- a CDS encoding MBL fold metallo-hydrolase, with product MTDSTPARAAEITHWGHACVRLERDGSRLVLDPGSFSDPTVLDDADAVLITHEHVDHVDVARLAAALGARTGFDVWAPAGVVAQLTEAGAPADRVHAAADGDAFDAAGFAVRAVGEWHAVIHPDVPRAHNVAYLVDGALLHPGDSFTPPPAGTAVDVLLVPVAGPWLKLAESIDYVRAVRPRVAAPIHDAILSDPGRALADRLVGGMGGAGEYVRIAAGAPYTWTPGA from the coding sequence ATGACCGACAGCACCCCCGCCCGCGCCGCCGAGATCACCCACTGGGGCCACGCCTGCGTCCGCCTGGAGCGCGACGGCAGCCGCCTGGTGCTCGACCCGGGCTCGTTCAGCGACCCGACCGTCCTCGACGACGCCGACGCCGTGCTGATCACCCACGAGCACGTCGACCACGTGGACGTCGCGCGCCTCGCCGCCGCGCTCGGCGCCCGCACCGGGTTCGACGTGTGGGCGCCCGCGGGCGTGGTCGCGCAGCTCACCGAGGCCGGCGCGCCCGCGGACCGGGTGCACGCCGCGGCCGACGGGGACGCGTTCGACGCGGCCGGGTTCGCCGTCCGGGCGGTGGGCGAGTGGCACGCCGTGATCCACCCCGACGTGCCCCGCGCGCACAACGTCGCGTACCTGGTGGACGGGGCGCTGCTGCACCCGGGCGACTCGTTCACGCCGCCGCCCGCCGGGACCGCCGTCGACGTGCTGCTCGTGCCGGTCGCGGGGCCGTGGCTGAAGCTCGCCGAGTCGATCGACTACGTCCGGGCCGTGCGCCCGCGGGTGGCCGCGCCGATCCACGACGCGATCCTGTCCGACCCCGGCCGCGCGCTCGCCGACCGCCTGGTCGGCGGCATGGGTGGCGCAGGGGAGTACGTGCGCATCGCCGCGGGCGCCCCGTACACCTGGACCCCCGGCGCCTGA
- a CDS encoding ParA family protein: MLVLGVCSLKGGVGKTSVTLGLASAALERGLRTLVVDLDPQGDSTLALATAGAEADVAGVLDSPTAESIAAATAPSAWAEAGLDVLVGSAASSRHDAYDGADADVDRLRFALAWVHDYDLVLVDCPPSLGGLTRTGLTACDRAVVVTEPGLFSVTAVGRAMKTIDDLRRGPAGQLQPLGVVVNRVKARSVEQAFRLDELRGLYGPLVLTPFVPERAALQQAQGAAQPVHAWPGAGAREVAGAFEELLDRALRAPRT; this comes from the coding sequence GTGCTGGTGCTGGGAGTGTGCTCGCTCAAGGGCGGCGTGGGGAAGACATCGGTGACGCTCGGGCTGGCGTCCGCCGCGCTGGAGCGCGGGCTCCGCACGCTGGTGGTCGACCTCGACCCGCAGGGCGACAGCACGCTCGCGCTGGCCACCGCCGGCGCCGAGGCCGACGTCGCCGGCGTGCTCGACTCCCCCACGGCGGAGTCGATCGCCGCCGCCACCGCGCCCAGCGCCTGGGCCGAGGCCGGCCTGGACGTGCTGGTCGGCTCGGCCGCGTCCTCGCGGCACGACGCCTACGACGGCGCGGACGCCGACGTCGACCGGCTGCGGTTCGCGCTGGCCTGGGTGCACGACTACGACCTGGTCCTGGTCGACTGCCCGCCGTCGCTCGGCGGCCTGACCCGCACCGGCCTGACGGCCTGCGACCGTGCCGTCGTCGTGACCGAGCCCGGGCTGTTCTCGGTCACGGCGGTCGGGCGTGCGATGAAGACCATCGACGACCTCCGCCGCGGTCCCGCGGGCCAGCTCCAGCCCCTGGGCGTGGTCGTGAACCGGGTCAAGGCCCGGTCCGTGGAGCAGGCGTTCCGGCTCGACGAGCTCCGCGGGCTGTACGGCCCGCTGGTGCTGACCCCGTTCGTCCCCGAGCGCGCGGCGCTGCAGCAGGCGCAGGGCGCGGCGCAGCCGGTGCACGCGTGGCCGGGCGCCGGCGCGCGCGAGGTCGCGGGGGCGTTCGAGGAGCTGCTGGACCGCGCGCTGCGCGCGCCGCGCACCTGA